The Pedobacter roseus genome contains a region encoding:
- a CDS encoding LytR/AlgR family response regulator transcription factor produces the protein MRTKLNCIVIDDDPEVSGYVCDFVQETSFLHLVSAHSSPAEAIDVLGHSPIDLIILDINLPGIDGMSFAKTLFDQYGKDMPRIIFISGSGDHASEGYKVDAIDYLLKPFTYEDFFRAAFKAKNHIVQTIQKSDEEDFVFLKVEHELIRVPFNEILYGESQKDYIKVFTRDGKMITALSTMKAMEALLPQDRFMRIHRSFIVALNKIESIQHFTVKIGKTVIPVTDQYRQQFRSHFKTWL, from the coding sequence ATGAGGACTAAGCTCAACTGTATTGTTATTGACGATGATCCGGAGGTAAGTGGTTATGTCTGTGATTTTGTTCAGGAAACCTCCTTTCTTCATCTCGTGTCAGCACACAGCAGTCCGGCTGAAGCCATTGATGTATTGGGGCACTCACCTATCGACCTGATTATACTCGATATTAATCTACCAGGAATTGATGGAATGAGCTTCGCAAAAACCCTTTTTGACCAATACGGAAAGGATATGCCCAGGATAATTTTTATCAGCGGCTCAGGCGATCATGCCTCGGAGGGTTACAAGGTAGATGCGATCGATTACCTGCTAAAGCCATTTACTTACGAAGATTTTTTCAGGGCCGCATTTAAAGCCAAAAATCATATTGTACAAACCATTCAAAAAAGTGATGAAGAAGACTTCGTTTTTCTTAAAGTAGAGCACGAATTAATCCGCGTGCCTTTTAACGAAATCTTATATGGCGAGAGTCAGAAAGACTATATCAAAGTTTTCACCAGGGATGGAAAAATGATCACCGCGCTGTCTACCATGAAAGCCATGGAAGCTCTCCTGCCCCAGGATCGTTTTATGCGGATACACCGGTCGTTTATCGTGGCCCTGAATAAGATCGAGTCTATCCAGCACTTCACCGTCAAAATCGGAAAAACAGTCATTCCTGTCACCGATCAATATCGCCAGCAGTTCAGGTCACACTTTAAAACCTGGCTTTAA
- a CDS encoding sensor histidine kinase, giving the protein MINPRQSESFTGIIRRLFIIFLLFIFIVTAGSFILRHTITAKLNQLSSHLRQPGQQPAISRLLVDLNLAENSFQQASSNGQVRDLNAYKQHLKTIFAQMAEIIQQYRADGKSNLPKSKQQIALALQQKLAVSQQLFDLQKRFTFLLNRTTLATISDDQSKKRIVSSKTDTAISIYKEPTKRSLIKRLKDAVYNTSKVKVVTIRPGKGQVEAITRKTQQELLKQLGQQYDRLSESNQELILANLNLLTELRQVLLELQNIEQHAYEKSREEILAQYQSTSGDLNMYTAVASALVLIFTVLLIIYIRKASFAERRYIRENARAVRLAGQKSEILAIMSHEIRNKLMAINGAVFMLKRTQLQPEQEKKVSSINLSSSLLLETVNNVLDVSKLEQQPAELNIHPFSPEEAISDSVEAMRFMAERKGIGLNLQSEGMTNQKVNGDALRLKQVLINLLSNAIKYTDEGYVDLSAELRHEKDNTILLSVTVKDTGSGIPKNKQADLFSPYYQAGGRKQGTGLGLYLCRQLISLQNGSINLESEEKQGCTVRFSIPYQAVSLDDEATVTT; this is encoded by the coding sequence ATGATCAACCCGCGCCAATCTGAAAGTTTTACTGGAATCATCAGAAGACTTTTTATTATTTTCTTACTGTTTATTTTTATCGTAACAGCAGGATCATTCATACTGCGCCATACAATTACGGCTAAACTGAATCAGCTTAGCAGTCACCTGCGCCAACCGGGACAGCAACCGGCAATCAGCAGATTGCTCGTTGATTTAAATCTGGCAGAAAACAGTTTTCAGCAGGCAAGTTCTAACGGTCAGGTGCGCGATCTGAATGCTTACAAGCAGCACCTTAAAACTATTTTCGCACAAATGGCTGAAATCATTCAGCAATACCGGGCTGATGGTAAGAGTAATTTACCAAAAAGCAAACAGCAAATTGCACTTGCACTGCAACAAAAACTTGCTGTTTCGCAACAGCTGTTTGATCTCCAAAAAAGATTTACTTTCCTGCTGAACAGAACAACATTGGCCACCATTAGCGACGATCAGTCTAAAAAACGCATTGTGAGTTCGAAAACTGATACCGCAATTTCTATCTATAAGGAACCAACCAAAAGAAGCCTGATCAAAAGGTTAAAGGATGCGGTATATAATACTTCCAAGGTAAAAGTAGTTACGATACGGCCGGGTAAAGGGCAGGTGGAAGCCATTACCAGAAAAACACAACAAGAACTGTTAAAGCAATTGGGGCAACAGTATGACCGTTTATCGGAATCAAACCAGGAATTGATTTTGGCAAACCTAAATCTGCTTACCGAACTTCGGCAGGTATTACTGGAATTGCAGAACATTGAGCAGCACGCTTACGAAAAAAGCCGTGAAGAGATCCTTGCACAATACCAGTCTACCTCGGGAGATTTAAATATGTATACTGCGGTAGCATCTGCGCTGGTATTGATATTTACCGTACTGTTGATCATTTATATACGCAAGGCTTCATTTGCTGAAAGGCGGTATATACGAGAGAACGCAAGGGCTGTACGGCTGGCGGGTCAGAAATCTGAAATACTCGCCATCATGAGCCACGAGATACGCAATAAACTCATGGCCATTAATGGTGCGGTATTTATGCTAAAAAGAACGCAGTTACAACCAGAACAGGAGAAAAAAGTATCATCTATTAATCTATCGTCTTCTTTATTGCTTGAAACAGTAAATAATGTACTCGATGTGAGCAAATTAGAGCAACAGCCGGCAGAATTAAATATCCATCCTTTCTCTCCTGAGGAGGCCATTAGCGATTCGGTAGAAGCCATGCGCTTTATGGCTGAAAGAAAAGGGATTGGTTTAAATCTTCAATCTGAGGGCATGACTAACCAAAAGGTAAATGGAGATGCTTTGAGACTAAAACAAGTACTTATCAATTTATTGAGCAATGCGATCAAATATACTGATGAAGGTTATGTAGATTTATCCGCTGAACTCCGACATGAAAAAGACAACACGATCTTGCTTAGCGTAACCGTTAAAGACACAGGTTCTGGTATACCCAAAAATAAGCAGGCTGATCTGTTTTCGCCCTATTATCAGGCCGGTGGCCGTAAACAGGGTACCGGATTGGGATTATATCTCTGTCGCCAGCTAATCTCACTTCAAAATGGTAGCATTAACCTCGAAAGTGAAGAAAAGCAAGGCTGTACTGTCCGCTTTTCAATCCCTTACCAGGCAGTGAGTTTGGATGATGAAGCCACCGTCACTACTTAA
- a CDS encoding RNA polymerase sigma factor, with protein sequence MSLYIVSDHSSQHENWISFKAGNWDAYVKLYNAHFKILNNYGYRFTSETDLIEDAVHDLFVGLWTKRSGLNNPVSVKNYLYKSLRHLLLRKLEKQKRFVSVGEDADYPFHFEASSDTVFIENETEQILRSKIKTVIQTLPSRQQEIIYLRFYEGLDYEEIADIMALNKTSAYKLLYKAIGRLQENVKAGDLLLFLCLLLYKKTDFVIN encoded by the coding sequence ATGTCCCTTTATATTGTTTCAGATCATTCATCCCAACACGAAAATTGGATTTCCTTTAAAGCCGGAAATTGGGATGCCTATGTGAAATTATATAATGCCCATTTTAAGATACTCAATAATTACGGCTACCGTTTTACCAGCGAAACTGATTTAATAGAAGATGCTGTACACGATCTTTTTGTTGGGCTCTGGACCAAAAGGTCGGGACTAAACAATCCGGTATCGGTTAAAAACTATTTGTATAAATCATTACGGCATCTCCTGCTGCGTAAGCTGGAAAAGCAAAAGCGCTTTGTATCCGTTGGTGAAGATGCTGATTATCCTTTCCATTTTGAAGCCTCATCGGATACGGTATTTATCGAAAATGAAACTGAACAGATCCTTCGCTCCAAAATCAAAACAGTAATCCAGACCTTGCCATCGCGCCAGCAGGAAATTATCTACCTCAGGTTTTATGAAGGCCTGGATTATGAAGAAATAGCGGACATTATGGCACTAAACAAAACTTCGGCGTATAAGCTACTTTATAAAGCGATCGGGAGACTTCAGGAAAACGTTAAAGCGGGAGATCTCCTTCTTTTTTTATGCCTTTTACTCTATAAAAAGACTGATTTTGTAATTAATTGA
- a CDS encoding FecR family protein, with protein sequence MDSKKYIDFTLNDYLNDDDFLRYVIKPSPEDTLFWTQFIADYASREVIIKSAANLIRAYRKQDSFYNEQSQEAVFLRISESINHSANQKTKAFRLNNLQNIAAGFILISMLSVLYYLFAGKVTTNTEFGQVKTLMLPDSSVIILNGNSKISYARNFNNGTREVWLTGEGLFKVKHINTDPGNVKPQEKFIVHCNDLNIEVLGTIFNVKNRRNKTSVGLLNGKIQISYPDLTAAQNKKIILAPGDYLQHGKNTKTVLQRLSDPAKLTLWVDHHLAFKNPTIQEIAMALEDDLGYKVQIENDSIAKYRIEGEINVAEVKELLQIISDTQHLHVSKDDKNITIKP encoded by the coding sequence ATGGATTCGAAAAAATATATAGATTTTACCCTTAACGATTATCTAAACGACGATGATTTTTTAAGGTATGTCATCAAGCCTTCGCCTGAAGATACACTCTTTTGGACTCAGTTTATTGCGGATTATGCATCAAGGGAAGTGATCATAAAATCTGCAGCCAACCTCATCAGGGCTTACCGGAAACAAGATAGCTTTTACAATGAACAATCGCAGGAAGCAGTATTTTTAAGGATTTCAGAAAGTATAAATCATTCAGCAAACCAGAAAACAAAAGCCTTCAGATTAAATAATTTACAGAATATAGCGGCCGGTTTTATACTGATCTCCATGTTGAGTGTTTTATATTACCTTTTTGCCGGAAAAGTGACAACGAATACCGAGTTTGGACAGGTTAAAACGCTAATGTTGCCCGACAGTTCGGTTATCATCCTCAACGGTAACTCCAAAATCAGTTATGCCCGTAATTTCAACAATGGAACCCGTGAGGTTTGGTTAACTGGCGAAGGATTGTTCAAAGTAAAACACATCAATACCGATCCCGGTAATGTGAAACCGCAGGAAAAATTTATTGTTCACTGTAACGACCTGAATATTGAAGTATTGGGAACCATATTCAATGTAAAAAACAGAAGAAATAAAACCAGTGTAGGTTTATTGAATGGTAAAATACAGATCAGTTATCCCGATTTAACTGCAGCACAGAACAAGAAAATAATCCTGGCCCCTGGAGATTACCTGCAGCATGGTAAAAATACAAAAACTGTTCTTCAGCGTTTATCCGATCCGGCAAAATTAACCCTTTGGGTAGACCATCATCTTGCCTTTAAAAACCCAACCATCCAGGAAATTGCAATGGCTTTAGAAGATGATTTAGGTTATAAAGTGCAGATAGAAAACGATTCGATTGCAAAATATAGGATTGAGGGAGAGATCAATGTTGCAGAGGTTAAAGAGCTGCTGCAAATTATTTCAGATACACAACATCTTCACGTTTCAAAAGACGATAAAAATATAACGATTAAACCATAG